One Phycisphaerae bacterium RAS2 DNA window includes the following coding sequences:
- a CDS encoding Cysteine-rich secretory protein family protein — MAIGRTGRGGPAIRRHAILAETRSIPGRISIAGGQCNVQGLRRTMSNLRSRVFHRSVLPALAVLLVGCDTMSGNLPGGTDPAQNGGLVSSETPPPGSTPSVAASLLEQLTLERINRARLRPGPEAARYGIAIDEGIPGQLSTTPKPAVALNAALSTAARLHAQDMLANDYFGHNNLSGKTPFDRINAAGYAFTTAGENLAWRGTTGNLDTVDGTEQQHEDLFVDTGIDGRGHRVTMLNRNFREIGLAVVRGNFTREGITYDSLMQAQEYATSLDDAVFVLGVVYNDANMNAQYDHSEGIANSSVRLDDVVKATNIAGGYSFAVSAPGTYTLRFASNASVTVRIDFGSNNIKVDHVGADTIIVNHGLGPLN; from the coding sequence ATGGCAATCGGTCGCACGGGGCGGGGCGGGCCGGCCATTCGCCGACATGCTATACTTGCCGAAACGAGGAGCATCCCGGGGCGAATTTCCATCGCAGGCGGGCAGTGCAACGTGCAGGGGTTACGCCGCACCATGTCGAACCTTCGATCCAGAGTATTTCATCGATCCGTCCTGCCGGCGCTGGCGGTTTTGCTGGTCGGCTGCGACACGATGAGCGGCAATTTGCCCGGCGGGACCGACCCGGCGCAGAACGGCGGCCTCGTCAGCAGCGAGACGCCGCCGCCCGGTTCGACGCCATCGGTGGCGGCCTCCCTTCTCGAGCAGCTCACGCTGGAGCGGATCAACCGCGCGCGACTTCGGCCCGGCCCGGAGGCAGCGCGATACGGCATCGCGATTGACGAGGGAATCCCCGGCCAGTTGAGCACGACGCCCAAGCCGGCGGTCGCGTTGAATGCCGCCTTGAGCACGGCCGCGCGGCTGCATGCCCAGGATATGTTGGCGAATGACTATTTCGGGCACAACAACTTGAGCGGGAAGACGCCGTTTGATCGGATCAATGCCGCGGGGTACGCATTCACGACCGCGGGGGAGAACCTCGCGTGGCGCGGGACGACAGGCAACCTCGACACGGTGGACGGTACGGAGCAGCAGCACGAGGATCTGTTCGTTGACACGGGAATCGATGGGCGCGGGCATCGCGTGACGATGTTGAATCGAAACTTTCGCGAAATCGGGCTGGCGGTTGTGCGCGGCAATTTCACGCGCGAGGGAATCACGTACGACTCGCTGATGCAGGCGCAGGAGTACGCCACGTCGCTCGATGACGCGGTATTCGTGCTGGGCGTGGTGTACAACGACGCGAACATGAATGCTCAATACGACCACAGCGAGGGCATTGCCAACTCGTCGGTTCGCCTCGACGACGTGGTGAAAGCGACGAACATCGCCGGCGGGTATTCGTTCGCCGTCAGCGCACCGGGGACCTACACGCTCCGGTTCGCCAGCAACGCCAGCGTGACCGTGCGGATTGACTTCGGCAGCAACAACATCAAGGTCGATCATGTCGGCGCGGACACCATCATCGTGAATCACGGCCTCGGCCCGCTGAACTAG
- a CDS encoding FIST N domain protein has protein sequence MEFQSAISILSDASQAVDELARATNGAQCDLAVVFATHHYGPEFDDVLAELSRKLGARNLIGCTGDGIIGPDREVERAPAMVLWTARLPGVRILPFVLDQDDVTAFETADDWIERLGVRPEDKPSFVILPEPFSINVEACLAALDQVYPGSAVVGGMASGANEPGQNRLFLNDQPLRQGLVGLSLSGPIRVHSVVSQGCRPIGESFVVTRAEENVIYELRGRPALDVLRGVFTDAPAQDQELMQKGLHVGRVVDERLGKFSRGDFLIRNVMGVVDDSALAVNSLMRPGQTIQFHVRDSKTAEEDMNRLLADALGRMGAPPCGGLLFSCNGRGTHLFGKPHHDIGVVNQLAPSCKVAGFFAAGEIGPVGHRTFIHGFTSSLVLFEPAAAS, from the coding sequence ATGGAGTTTCAATCCGCGATCAGCATCTTGTCCGACGCGAGCCAGGCGGTCGACGAACTTGCGCGCGCGACGAACGGCGCCCAGTGCGATCTCGCGGTCGTGTTCGCGACGCACCACTATGGCCCGGAGTTTGACGACGTGCTGGCCGAGCTGTCGCGCAAGCTCGGCGCGCGAAACCTCATCGGCTGCACGGGCGACGGCATCATCGGCCCGGATCGCGAGGTCGAGCGTGCCCCGGCGATGGTGCTTTGGACCGCACGGCTGCCCGGCGTGCGAATTCTTCCATTTGTCTTGGATCAGGACGACGTCACCGCCTTCGAAACGGCCGACGATTGGATCGAGCGCCTTGGCGTCCGCCCTGAAGACAAGCCTTCGTTCGTCATTCTGCCCGAGCCGTTCTCCATCAACGTCGAAGCCTGCCTCGCCGCGCTGGATCAGGTCTATCCCGGTTCGGCCGTCGTCGGCGGCATGGCCAGCGGCGCAAACGAACCCGGACAGAATCGCCTCTTCCTTAACGACCAGCCGCTTCGTCAGGGCCTGGTCGGCTTGTCGCTTTCCGGTCCGATTCGCGTTCACAGTGTGGTGTCACAGGGCTGCCGGCCCATCGGCGAGTCCTTTGTCGTGACCCGTGCCGAGGAGAATGTGATCTACGAGCTGCGCGGCCGCCCGGCGCTGGATGTCCTCCGCGGCGTCTTCACCGACGCGCCGGCGCAGGACCAGGAGTTGATGCAAAAGGGGCTGCACGTCGGCCGGGTCGTAGATGAGCGACTCGGCAAGTTCAGCCGCGGCGATTTTCTGATTCGAAACGTGATGGGCGTTGTCGACGATTCGGCGCTGGCCGTCAATTCACTCATGCGGCCGGGCCAGACCATTCAGTTCCACGTGCGCGATTCCAAGACCGCCGAAGAAGACATGAATCGACTTCTGGCGGACGCCCTCGGACGCATGGGCGCCCCGCCCTGCGGCGGCCTGCTTTTCTCCTGCAACGGCCGCGGCACGCACCTCTTCGGCAAGCCTCATCATGACATCGGCGTCGTCAACCAGCTCGCGCCTTCGTGCAAAGTTGCCGGGTTCTTCGCCGCCGGCGAAATCGGCCCCGTCGGCCATCGCACGTTCATTCACGGTTTCACCAGCAGCCTCGTGTTGTTCGAGCCGGCCGCGGCGAGTTGA
- the envR gene encoding putative acrEF/envCD operon repressor codes for MSRRMKAVHRRDQLLESAIGCFAEFGYQGTTTARIARAANVSEPVLYKHFKSKHDLFVALIDRIGREVIRSWRRAIAPLKSPIDQLRVLLRLNPATTDPRTRQFYRVLFAAQVEFNEPVIQAALRRHYGQYATFLSNILRRAQRAGFVRSDVSASGLAWQLIHSGIGFALLKPLEIPGHATPASVEQAIGLLLEQLAGTRANGM; via the coding sequence ATGTCCCGCCGAATGAAGGCCGTTCACCGCCGCGATCAACTGCTCGAATCGGCCATCGGCTGCTTCGCCGAGTTCGGCTATCAGGGCACGACGACCGCGCGAATCGCCCGCGCCGCCAACGTCAGCGAGCCGGTGTTGTACAAGCATTTCAAGAGCAAGCACGATCTCTTCGTCGCGCTGATCGACCGCATCGGGCGCGAGGTGATTCGCTCGTGGCGGCGCGCGATCGCCCCGTTGAAGTCGCCCATCGATCAACTGCGTGTGCTCCTGCGATTGAACCCGGCGACCACCGACCCGCGAACGCGCCAGTTCTATCGCGTGCTCTTCGCGGCCCAGGTCGAGTTCAACGAGCCGGTCATCCAGGCGGCTTTGCGAAGGCACTACGGACAATATGCCACATTCCTGTCAAACATCCTCCGCCGTGCGCAACGCGCGGGATTCGTGCGCAGCGATGTCTCCGCCAGCGGCCTTGCATGGCAGCTCATTCACTCCGGCATCGGCTTTGCCCTGCTCAAGCCGCTGGAGATCCCCGGCCACGCCACGCCCGCCAGCGTTGAGCAGGCCATCGGTCTGCTGCTCGAACAACTGGCCGGCACGCGCGCGAACGGAATGTAG
- a CDS encoding DNA topoisomerase VI subunit B, producing MAGSATLNRPRSKAKDQLQLPFGQDESAVTPAESSMPAKSSTKSKDRTVKSAKPSKAAAPREESGTGKRRAAKSGFATAESMSKSQREISVSEFFAKNRHLLGFDNKRKALLTTVKEAVDNSLDACEEAGLLPDVHVRISQTDAERYAVTVRDNGPGIVKQQIPNVFGKLLYGSKFHRLKMSRGQQGIGISAAGMYGLLTTGKSVRITSRTGKRSDAHYYELQINTKTNDPQIVKEKTVSVDWEHGTEVTIELVATYQKGRASVDEYLELTAIANPHARFEFVDPDGAVVVLPRGTDVAPAPAVEIKPHPYGIELGVLIKMLKDTRAKTMSQFLSHEFSRVSSGTASTICEKADVGARSNPHRIGTHEAETLYKAMQETPIRAPATNCLSPIGEQQVLAGLLKGVKAEFFTATTRPPAVYRGNPFQIEVGLAYGGELGPDPSAEEEQAKQASEAVVRRGKVVTESKAPSAAKLLRFANRVPLLFQPGGCCITKAVTETDWRRYGLSQPGGGLPQGPLAIFVHMASVWVPFTSEGKEAVADYDEIRKEIKLAVQDCGRKLQAYLNRRKKQKYESDRRSIFQRYIGELVNSVAAIKRINKQELTDQLLAIATKVTARADEEVELIGGDGAGPARGKKSSGKAGKNAKGGGKTAGTEAASSEYGENTIVVDRAGEAPGPLFK from the coding sequence ATGGCCGGCTCCGCCACGCTCAATCGACCCCGATCCAAAGCCAAAGACCAACTGCAATTGCCGTTCGGCCAGGACGAATCGGCCGTAACGCCAGCGGAGTCCTCCATGCCCGCCAAGTCCAGCACCAAGTCAAAGGACCGTACGGTCAAGTCAGCCAAGCCTTCAAAGGCCGCTGCCCCACGCGAGGAATCGGGCACGGGCAAGCGCCGCGCCGCGAAGTCCGGCTTCGCCACGGCCGAGTCGATGTCGAAGTCGCAGCGGGAGATTTCCGTTTCGGAGTTCTTCGCGAAAAACCGTCACCTGCTCGGCTTTGACAACAAGCGCAAGGCGCTGCTGACGACGGTGAAAGAAGCGGTGGACAACAGCCTCGACGCCTGCGAGGAGGCGGGGCTGCTTCCCGACGTCCACGTGCGCATCTCGCAGACCGATGCGGAGCGGTACGCCGTGACGGTGCGCGACAACGGGCCGGGCATCGTCAAGCAGCAGATCCCCAACGTGTTTGGCAAGCTGTTGTACGGCTCGAAGTTTCATCGCTTGAAGATGTCGCGCGGGCAGCAGGGCATCGGCATCTCGGCTGCGGGCATGTACGGCCTGCTGACGACCGGCAAGAGCGTGCGCATCACGTCGCGCACGGGCAAACGGTCCGACGCGCACTATTACGAGCTGCAGATCAATACCAAGACAAACGACCCACAGATCGTCAAAGAAAAAACCGTCAGTGTGGACTGGGAGCACGGCACGGAAGTCACGATCGAGCTGGTCGCGACGTATCAGAAGGGCCGGGCGTCGGTGGACGAGTACCTTGAGCTGACAGCGATCGCCAACCCGCACGCGCGGTTTGAGTTTGTTGATCCCGACGGCGCGGTCGTGGTACTGCCGCGCGGCACGGACGTCGCCCCCGCGCCGGCCGTGGAGATCAAGCCGCATCCGTACGGCATCGAGCTGGGCGTGCTGATCAAGATGCTCAAGGACACACGTGCCAAGACGATGTCGCAGTTCCTTTCGCACGAGTTCTCGCGCGTCAGCAGCGGCACGGCGTCGACCATCTGCGAGAAGGCGGACGTCGGCGCGCGGTCCAACCCACACCGCATCGGCACGCACGAGGCGGAGACACTTTACAAAGCCATGCAGGAGACGCCGATCCGCGCACCGGCGACCAATTGCCTGTCGCCCATCGGCGAGCAGCAGGTGCTGGCCGGGCTGCTCAAGGGCGTCAAAGCCGAGTTCTTCACTGCGACGACGCGCCCGCCGGCCGTGTATCGCGGCAATCCGTTTCAGATCGAAGTGGGTCTCGCGTACGGCGGCGAGCTGGGCCCCGACCCATCGGCGGAGGAAGAGCAAGCGAAGCAGGCCAGCGAAGCGGTTGTGCGCCGCGGCAAGGTCGTGACCGAATCGAAGGCGCCGTCGGCCGCGAAGCTGCTGCGATTCGCCAATCGCGTGCCGTTGCTGTTCCAGCCCGGCGGGTGCTGCATCACGAAGGCGGTGACGGAGACAGACTGGCGTCGCTATGGATTGTCGCAGCCAGGCGGCGGGCTGCCGCAGGGGCCGCTGGCCATTTTCGTTCACATGGCCTCGGTCTGGGTGCCGTTCACGAGCGAGGGCAAGGAGGCCGTCGCAGATTACGACGAGATTCGCAAGGAGATCAAGCTGGCGGTGCAGGACTGCGGGCGCAAATTGCAGGCCTATCTCAATCGCCGCAAGAAGCAGAAGTATGAATCGGACCGGCGAAGCATCTTCCAGCGGTACATCGGCGAACTGGTGAACTCCGTCGCGGCGATCAAGCGGATCAACAAACAGGAGCTGACCGATCAACTGCTGGCCATCGCCACGAAGGTCACTGCGCGGGCGGACGAAGAAGTCGAGTTGATCGGCGGCGATGGCGCGGGCCCCGCGCGCGGCAAAAAGTCATCGGGCAAGGCGGGCAAGAACGCGAAAGGCGGCGGCAAGACCGCCGGTACCGAGGCCGCGTCCTCCGAGTATGGAGAGAATACAATTGTAGTTGATCGCGCCGGCGAGGCGCCTGGTCCGCTGTTCAAGTAA
- a CDS encoding Response regulator receiver domain protein — protein MYTDTGPIDSTIDRMRLMIAAGPQSRWAPRLAEVLAPWKVDVQWSRSDHEALEVLSRDCVHIGVVDHNLPATTGLELVRRLRNMGFTVPCVLVCEGATQRLLSDAIALDVFSVVRADEEREVIAPYVVRLAQQKYRVNWTLPVN, from the coding sequence ATGTATACGGATACTGGACCTATCGATTCAACCATTGACCGCATGCGGCTGATGATCGCTGCCGGGCCGCAGAGCCGTTGGGCACCGCGATTGGCGGAAGTGCTCGCTCCGTGGAAGGTGGACGTGCAATGGTCGCGTTCGGACCACGAAGCGCTCGAAGTGCTTTCCCGCGATTGCGTGCACATCGGCGTCGTGGATCACAACCTCCCGGCGACCACCGGGCTGGAACTTGTGCGGCGGCTTCGGAACATGGGCTTCACGGTTCCGTGTGTGCTGGTTTGCGAGGGCGCGACGCAGCGGTTGCTAAGCGATGCCATCGCGCTGGATGTCTTCAGCGTCGTGCGGGCCGATGAAGAGCGCGAAGTGATCGCGCCCTATGTGGTTCGTCTCGCGCAACAGAAATACCGCGTCAACTGGACGCTGCCGGTGAATTGA
- a CDS encoding photosystem I assembly protein Ycf3, producing MASGVQKLVVDCGPGWLATRSIVYRSWRAAGKRDGRLQARLRQELRVARSGPGDEPAEVMLRRAADDREMIAGMGTEAGFSDEGSSAMNRRHGDAKNRTAAARYQSGLAAYERADYAAAIEQLAPLENERGLPATLAKFYLAQSHIHVGIAALRAQDHSAASRHFLAARRINPDAKGLPEYLAACHAGCGRFDLAAAEMERGIDAGSRERTLPIRLAHAFVKDGQVDRAVETLTEAMRAQPRRADLPYQLGVILAASDRHAEAETALRAAAGIAPTDAAIRLQWGLVLATTGDTVASLRELSAAQKLRPRDAYVGWLLTLASQAARVAVEPATLSRQELDDNGLDALGEVAAGDPEFVEAFLSLPASDVDGSVFGMLAATLERALARHPEYADLHFHCSRIYARLGRTDEAITSAQRATTINPRYVQALIQLGRLYAQTNRSVAAIERLQAAIASGGDYPDVHYLMGELYRQRGQRVEARERYERALELNANFGAAREALALVGAD from the coding sequence GTGGCCTCCGGGGTGCAAAAACTCGTGGTCGATTGCGGGCCGGGTTGGCTCGCAACGCGGTCGATAGTGTATCGGTCGTGGCGTGCGGCGGGCAAGCGTGACGGACGTTTGCAGGCCCGGCTGCGGCAGGAACTTAGGGTTGCCCGAAGCGGACCGGGGGATGAGCCGGCGGAGGTCATGCTGCGGCGGGCGGCGGACGATAGGGAGATGATTGCCGGCATGGGCACGGAGGCCGGGTTCTCGGACGAAGGGAGTTCTGCTATGAATCGACGTCATGGCGATGCAAAGAATCGCACGGCGGCGGCGCGATACCAGTCGGGCCTCGCGGCTTACGAGCGCGCCGACTACGCAGCGGCGATCGAGCAACTGGCCCCGCTTGAGAACGAGCGCGGGCTGCCGGCAACCCTGGCGAAATTCTACCTCGCGCAATCACACATTCACGTCGGAATCGCCGCACTGCGAGCGCAGGATCACTCCGCGGCTTCGCGCCATTTTCTCGCGGCGCGGCGGATCAACCCGGATGCGAAGGGGTTGCCCGAATACCTCGCGGCCTGCCATGCGGGATGCGGTCGATTCGATCTCGCGGCGGCCGAGATGGAGCGCGGCATCGACGCGGGCTCCCGCGAGCGGACCCTGCCGATTCGGTTGGCGCACGCGTTTGTGAAGGATGGTCAGGTGGATCGCGCGGTCGAGACGCTGACCGAGGCTATGCGCGCCCAGCCGCGCCGTGCGGACCTGCCCTATCAACTGGGTGTCATTCTTGCGGCATCGGATCGCCATGCGGAGGCCGAAACGGCGTTGCGCGCGGCGGCGGGAATCGCCCCGACCGACGCGGCGATTCGACTGCAATGGGGACTCGTGCTGGCGACCACCGGCGACACCGTTGCAAGCCTGCGCGAGCTGTCCGCGGCGCAGAAGCTGCGACCGCGCGACGCGTACGTCGGCTGGCTGCTGACGCTGGCCTCGCAGGCGGCGCGCGTGGCGGTCGAGCCGGCGACGCTGTCGCGCCAGGAACTGGACGACAACGGCTTGGATGCGCTGGGCGAGGTGGCGGCGGGTGATCCTGAATTCGTTGAGGCGTTTCTATCGCTGCCGGCCTCGGACGTGGACGGCTCGGTGTTCGGCATGCTGGCCGCGACGCTCGAACGGGCGCTGGCGCGCCATCCCGAGTACGCCGATCTGCATTTTCACTGCTCTCGCATCTACGCGAGGCTGGGGCGCACCGACGAGGCGATCACTTCGGCGCAGCGCGCGACGACGATCAACCCGCGCTACGTTCAGGCCCTGATCCAACTGGGCCGGCTGTACGCGCAGACGAATCGCTCCGTGGCGGCGATCGAGCGGCTTCAGGCAGCCATCGCCAGCGGCGGCGACTACCCCGACGTGCATTATCTGATGGGCGAGCTGTATCGGCAGCGCGGGCAGCGCGTCGAGGCGCGCGAGCGTTACGAACGAGCACTGGAACTGAATGCGAACTTCGGCGCGGCGCGGGAGGCGCTGGCGCTGGTGGGGGCGGATTGA
- the groL_3 gene encoding 60 kDa chaperonin has translation MAAKKIAFDMEAREAIRSGVTQLARAVKVTLGPCGRNVVLEKSFGTPTVTKDGVTVAKEIELDDPYENMGAQMVKEVASKTSTDAGDGTTTATVYVESIFNEGLKNIAAGANAMELKRGIDFGVAAIVEEYARMSRPAKETKQIAQVGTCAANQDAEIGKKIAEAMDKVGKDGVITVEEGQSIETVVELVEGMQFDKGYLSPHFVTDPAEMECKLDKPYILICEKKISSIKDLIPLLEKVARAGRPLLIISEDVEGEALATLVVNKLRGILQCAAVKAPGFGDRRKAMLEDIAVMTSGRAVFEDLGITLESLELKDLGQAKRVVIDKDNTTIIEGAGTSADIKGRIEQIKNEASKTTSDYDREKLEERLAKLAGGVAQIKVGAATEVEMKEKKARVEDALHACRAAVEEGILPGGGVAPLRALASVLDKEEKKLKGDQKTGVDIVRRALWAPIKAIAENAGVDGSIVAQKVFEAKDANFGYNALTGEYGNMLDMGVIVPAKVERVALQNAASVASLLLTTDAVVSEIKEKDAKKPGPGGMGM, from the coding sequence ATGGCAGCCAAGAAAATCGCATTCGACATGGAGGCCCGCGAGGCCATTCGCAGCGGTGTCACGCAGCTGGCCCGCGCGGTCAAGGTCACACTCGGCCCCTGCGGCCGAAACGTCGTGCTGGAGAAGAGTTTCGGCACGCCGACCGTCACGAAGGACGGCGTCACGGTCGCCAAGGAAATCGAACTGGACGATCCGTATGAGAACATGGGCGCCCAGATGGTGAAGGAGGTCGCCAGCAAGACCTCGACCGACGCCGGCGACGGCACCACGACGGCCACCGTGTACGTCGAGTCCATTTTCAACGAGGGCCTGAAGAACATCGCCGCCGGGGCGAACGCGATGGAACTGAAGCGCGGCATCGATTTCGGCGTCGCCGCCATCGTCGAGGAATACGCCCGCATGAGCCGCCCGGCCAAGGAGACCAAGCAGATCGCGCAGGTCGGCACCTGCGCCGCGAACCAGGACGCCGAGATCGGCAAGAAGATCGCCGAGGCAATGGACAAGGTCGGCAAGGACGGCGTCATCACCGTCGAAGAGGGCCAGTCAATCGAAACCGTCGTCGAACTGGTCGAAGGCATGCAGTTCGACAAGGGCTACCTCTCGCCGCACTTCGTGACCGACCCGGCCGAGATGGAGTGCAAGCTCGACAAGCCGTACATCCTCATCTGCGAGAAGAAGATTTCGAGCATCAAGGACCTCATCCCGCTGCTGGAGAAGGTGGCCCGCGCCGGTCGGCCGCTGCTGATTATCTCCGAAGATGTCGAGGGCGAGGCGCTGGCGACGCTGGTGGTGAACAAGTTGCGCGGCATCCTGCAGTGCGCCGCGGTGAAGGCCCCGGGTTTCGGCGATCGCCGCAAGGCCATGCTGGAGGACATCGCGGTGATGACGAGCGGTCGCGCCGTGTTTGAAGACCTCGGCATCACGCTCGAGTCGCTCGAGCTGAAGGATCTGGGTCAGGCCAAGCGCGTGGTGATCGACAAGGACAACACGACGATCATCGAGGGCGCGGGCACGTCGGCCGACATCAAAGGTCGCATCGAGCAGATCAAGAACGAAGCGAGCAAGACGACGAGCGACTACGACCGCGAGAAGCTCGAAGAGCGACTGGCGAAGCTGGCCGGCGGCGTGGCGCAGATCAAGGTCGGCGCGGCCACGGAAGTGGAGATGAAGGAGAAGAAGGCCCGCGTCGAGGATGCTCTGCACGCCTGCCGTGCGGCGGTGGAAGAGGGAATTCTCCCCGGCGGCGGTGTCGCTCCCCTGCGGGCGCTGGCGTCCGTGCTGGACAAGGAGGAGAAGAAGCTCAAGGGCGATCAGAAGACGGGCGTCGATATCGTTCGACGGGCGCTGTGGGCCCCGATCAAGGCCATCGCCGAGAACGCCGGCGTCGACGGCTCCATCGTCGCGCAGAAGGTCTTCGAGGCCAAGGATGCGAACTTCGGCTACAACGCCCTGACCGGCGAGTACGGCAACATGCTCGACATGGGCGTGATTGTCCCGGCCAAGGTGGAACGCGTCGCGTTGCAAAACGCGGCCAGTGTCGCCTCGCTCCTGCTGACAACCGACGCAGTGGTCAGTGAGATCAAGGAGAAGGACGCGAAGAAGCCGGGCCCGGGCGGCATGGGGATGTAA
- the groS_2 gene encoding 10 kDa chaperonin, whose translation MSVTKTKIRPLGDKVLLKRIEAEAMTAGGIVLPDTAKEKPRRGRVQAVGDGKLLDTGERAKLTVKKGDEVLFTSYAGTEIKVDGEEFVIMDESDILAILE comes from the coding sequence ATGTCGGTAACGAAGACAAAGATTCGTCCCCTGGGTGACAAGGTGCTGCTCAAGCGAATCGAGGCCGAGGCCATGACGGCCGGCGGCATCGTGCTTCCGGACACAGCGAAGGAGAAGCCACGGCGTGGTCGCGTGCAGGCGGTGGGCGACGGGAAGTTGCTGGACACCGGCGAGCGCGCGAAGCTGACGGTGAAGAAGGGCGATGAGGTTCTGTTCACGAGCTACGCCGGAACCGAGATCAAGGTGGACGGCGAGGAGTTTGTGATCATGGACGAGTCGGACATCCTGGCGATCCTTGAGTAA
- the yrrB_7 gene encoding TPR repeat-containing protein YrrB, which yields MSHILEALGRGLIAHLHGAFGAILGGDEAEGTTGALEAAWRADPTDPRLGIRLGGRYLREDQPSAARTVFEQVIARDSAHIGARLGLACALDELNQIESAMEHLRAAQRSEPVNPAVLFCMGYCYERLGSRDEATSYYRDSISICPTLRNAYERLAAIAISQGHLGEAIEQYTKLAGLDPDQTDVHLTLANLLHKSGDADGAIARYEHALALAPENWTAHNDAAKAYEEAGLFREAIEHLHKTLELEPEQAETRLRLGDLYARIGNDSAATAQYEQAARLSPEYLEANVKLGTQHLRAGRFEEAAKWFTQGIEINDRLLGAYVGIGMAQHALGRTEEAMSSLEMARNIEPNSTLLFSEVARMHLKAAVGREANRCFGRVDAQTEPEASADGASDLISEQIGRLRDAIKVSPNHADMHYRLGLLFKNRGQLEDAVEQFREATAINPSYMKALVKLGLTLADLDRTDEAIDVLRRAMDVHPDYLDLHYQLGLLFAQRHQFEIAVEHFEKAVAAKPQNVDFQANLALALQNMGLIDRATASWQIVHDLAPDSEYASKARLALAKAKQA from the coding sequence ATGTCTCATATACTCGAAGCACTGGGAAGGGGTCTGATCGCCCATCTGCATGGTGCGTTCGGCGCGATCCTCGGCGGAGACGAAGCCGAGGGCACGACCGGCGCACTGGAGGCGGCCTGGCGGGCTGATCCGACTGATCCGCGCCTGGGCATCCGCCTGGGCGGCCGCTATCTGCGCGAAGATCAGCCGTCGGCTGCGCGGACCGTGTTCGAGCAGGTGATCGCGCGCGATTCGGCACACATCGGCGCGCGGCTGGGCCTGGCCTGCGCCCTGGACGAGTTGAATCAGATCGAGTCGGCGATGGAGCACCTGCGCGCCGCCCAGCGATCCGAGCCGGTCAATCCGGCCGTGCTCTTCTGCATGGGCTACTGCTACGAGCGACTGGGCAGCCGCGACGAGGCGACGTCTTATTATCGCGATTCGATTTCCATCTGCCCGACACTGCGAAATGCGTACGAGCGATTGGCAGCCATCGCGATCTCACAGGGGCATCTCGGCGAGGCCATCGAGCAGTACACGAAACTGGCGGGTCTGGACCCCGACCAGACGGACGTCCACCTGACGCTTGCGAACCTGCTGCACAAGTCGGGCGATGCCGATGGCGCCATCGCGCGATACGAGCACGCCTTGGCGCTGGCGCCCGAGAACTGGACCGCCCACAACGACGCGGCAAAGGCCTACGAAGAAGCCGGCCTGTTCCGCGAGGCCATCGAGCATCTGCACAAGACGCTGGAGCTGGAACCGGAGCAGGCCGAGACGCGGCTGCGGCTTGGTGATCTGTACGCGCGCATCGGCAACGACTCGGCGGCGACGGCGCAGTATGAACAGGCGGCCCGTCTCTCGCCGGAGTATCTGGAGGCGAACGTGAAACTCGGCACGCAGCACCTCCGCGCCGGGCGATTTGAAGAAGCGGCCAAGTGGTTCACGCAGGGAATCGAGATCAACGACCGCCTGTTGGGCGCGTACGTCGGAATCGGCATGGCCCAGCACGCGCTCGGCCGAACGGAGGAAGCCATGAGCTCGCTTGAAATGGCGCGGAACATCGAGCCCAACAGCACGCTGCTGTTCTCTGAAGTGGCGCGCATGCACCTGAAGGCGGCGGTGGGGCGGGAGGCCAATCGCTGTTTCGGCCGCGTCGATGCGCAAACCGAACCGGAGGCGTCGGCCGATGGTGCGAGCGATCTCATCTCCGAACAGATCGGGCGGCTGCGCGATGCGATCAAAGTCAGTCCGAATCATGCGGACATGCACTATCGGCTGGGCCTGCTGTTCAAGAATCGCGGCCAGTTGGAAGACGCGGTCGAGCAGTTCCGCGAGGCGACGGCGATCAACCCGTCGTACATGAAGGCGCTGGTCAAGCTGGGGCTGACGCTGGCGGATCTTGATCGTACGGACGAAGCAATTGACGTGCTGCGGCGCGCGATGGACGTGCACCCCGACTACCTCGATCTGCACTATCAGCTCGGGCTGCTCTTCGCGCAGCGGCATCAGTTCGAGATTGCGGTTGAGCACTTCGAGAAGGCCGTGGCTGCGAAGCCGCAAAACGTGGACTTCCAGGCGAACCTTGCGCTGGCCCTGCAGAACATGGGTCTGATCGATCGCGCGACGGCGAGCTGGCAGATCGTCCACGATCTCGCGCCGGACTCGGAGTATGCGAGCAAAGCGCGGCTCGCGCTGGCGAAGGCGAAGCAGGCGTGA